A genomic segment from Nicotiana tabacum cultivar K326 chromosome 9, ASM71507v2, whole genome shotgun sequence encodes:
- the LOC107765062 gene encoding uncharacterized protein LOC107765062, with protein MAIAYTQDEFDSLMKKVEKVDIRVKEYLKLAEYEKELPIYDFIEEVRKMFGRWNCSNRKEASNTYTMLGKKYHEMLTLKEAMPTRMTVVPSTEHLHMVNDEGRHYTVCLLEKECSCGRFQVDELLCTRAWAVLKSKFLMLEDYCSDYYKPKSVIMTYEVPVYPLPDRNEWNIPVHISEKVVLPPK; from the exons ATGGCAATAGCATACACTCAGGATGAATTTGATAGTCTAATGAAAAAGGTGGAGAAGGTAGATATTCGGGTGAAAGAATACTTGAAATTAGCTGAATACGAAAA AGAATTGCCAATATATGACTTCATCGAAGAAGTTAGGAAGATGTTTGGACGTTGGAATTGCAGCAATCGGAAAGAAGCTTCAAACACGTACACAATGCTTGGAAAAAAATACCATGAGATGCTTACTTTGAAAGAGGCAATGCCTACACGTATGact GTTGTACCATCGACTGAACACTTGCATATGGTGAACGATGAAGGAAGGCATTACACAGTTTGCCTCCTAGAGAAAGAGTGCAGTTGTGGGCGGTTCCAAGTTGACGAATTACTATGCACACGTGCTTGGGCTGTCTTGAAGAGCAAGTTTCTAATGCTAGAAGATTACTGCTCGGACTATTACAAACCAAAGTCTGTTATAATGACATACGAGGTGCCCGTGTATCCGCTGCCTGACCGAAATGAATGGAATATA